The proteins below come from a single Providencia rettgeri genomic window:
- a CDS encoding DNA replication terminus site-binding protein gives MLDSYIGSLLKYLHQLDSLFRDTKVISALTCVIPPVEKGCDDIGKCIEPVVNWGPHAYTSVISCWQDLYISPLYSQKFARRTAGYVQLSTAAMELADHLIKINTVKNNIRSSVVALPKSERFTILRKHLSNVMTLHLYRNIPVFNSDDVITHASYTWGLKGLMQKTDPVKLYQLIADIAKGNAELQDLMDKIQECPANRLRIKRSVTPQPICNLTFSSGKKRCINAPVPFLIVQDQDFKVSPLPLFTAEADRQERSDKHKTTLLGVFRGQQIIKLEK, from the coding sequence ATGCTTGATAGCTATATTGGTTCATTGCTGAAGTACCTCCACCAGCTTGACTCTCTTTTTCGAGATACAAAGGTAATTTCAGCCCTTACCTGTGTCATTCCACCGGTAGAAAAAGGTTGTGATGATATCGGTAAATGCATTGAGCCGGTTGTGAATTGGGGTCCTCATGCCTATACATCGGTTATCTCATGTTGGCAGGACTTATACATTTCTCCGTTGTACTCACAAAAGTTTGCGAGGCGAACAGCCGGATATGTACAGTTATCAACTGCGGCTATGGAACTTGCTGATCATCTAATCAAAATTAATACCGTAAAAAACAATATCAGAAGCTCGGTTGTCGCACTGCCAAAATCTGAGCGTTTCACCATTTTGCGTAAACATCTGAGCAACGTAATGACACTGCATTTGTACCGGAACATTCCTGTATTTAACTCTGACGATGTGATCACTCATGCATCATATACGTGGGGATTAAAAGGACTCATGCAGAAAACAGACCCTGTTAAGCTTTATCAGCTCATAGCAGACATAGCAAAAGGCAACGCTGAGTTACAGGACTTAATGGATAAAATCCAAGAGTGCCCTGCTAATAGGCTCAGAATAAAGCGTAGCGTTACGCCGCAGCCGATCTGCAACCTAACCTTTTCCAGTGGGAAAAAACGCTGCATAAACGCTCCTGTGCCGTTTTTGATAGTGCAGGATCAGGATTTTAAAGTAAGTCCCCTGCCATTGTTTACTGCTGAAGCAGACAGACAGGAGCGTTCTGACAAACACAAAACGACTCTCCTTGGCGTGTTTAGGGGGCAACAGATAATTAAGTTGGAAAAATGA
- the merC gene encoding organomercurial transporter MerC: MGLITRIAGKTGALGSVVSAMGCAACFPAIASFGAAIGLGFLSQYEGLFIGILLPMFAGIALLANAIAWLNHRQWRRTALGTIGPILVLAAVFLMRAYGWQSGGLLYVGLALMVGVSVWDFISPAHRRCGPDSCELPEQRG, translated from the coding sequence ATGGGACTCATCACGCGCATCGCTGGCAAAACCGGCGCGCTCGGCAGCGTCGTTTCCGCGATGGGCTGCGCCGCCTGTTTTCCTGCCATCGCCAGCTTTGGCGCGGCCATCGGACTGGGCTTCTTGAGCCAGTACGAGGGGCTATTCATTGGCATCCTGCTGCCGATGTTCGCCGGCATCGCGTTACTCGCCAATGCTATCGCTTGGCTCAATCATCGACAGTGGCGACGCACGGCGCTCGGCACGATAGGCCCGATCTTGGTGCTGGCAGCGGTGTTTTTAATGCGGGCTTACGGCTGGCAGAGCGGTGGACTGCTCTATGTCGGCCTGGCCTTGATGGTTGGGGTGTCGGTCTGGGATTTCATCTCGCCAGCACATCGCCGCTGCGGGCCGGACAGCTGTGAATTGCCAGAACAACGTGGCTGA
- the merR gene encoding Hg(II)-responsive transcriptional regulator — MQINFENLTIGVFAKAAGVNVETIRFYQRKGLLPEPDKPYGSIRRYGEADVTRVRFVKSAQRLGFSLDEIAELLRLEDGTHCEEASGLAEHKLKDVREKMADLARMEAVLSELVCACHARKGNVSCPLIASLQDGTKLAASARGSHGVTTP, encoded by the coding sequence ATGCAAATTAATTTTGAGAATCTGACCATTGGCGTTTTTGCCAAGGCGGCCGGGGTCAATGTGGAGACCATCCGGTTCTACCAGCGCAAGGGCCTGCTGCCGGAGCCAGACAAGCCCTATGGCAGCATTCGCCGCTATGGCGAGGCGGATGTAACACGAGTGCGGTTCGTGAAATCGGCCCAGCGGCTGGGCTTTAGCCTGGACGAAATCGCCGAGCTACTGCGGCTGGAGGATGGCACCCATTGCGAGGAAGCCAGCGGCCTGGCCGAGCACAAGCTCAAGGATGTGCGCGAGAAGATGGCCGACTTGGCACGCATGGAGGCCGTGCTGTCTGAACTGGTGTGCGCCTGCCATGCGCGGAAAGGGAACGTTTCCTGCCCGCTGATTGCGTCACTGCAAGACGGAACGAAGCTCGCTGCATCGGCGCGGGGGAGTCACGGGGTGACTACGCCTTAG
- the merP gene encoding mercury resistance system periplasmic binding protein MerP has product MKKLFAALALAAVVAPVWAATQTVTLSVPGMTCASCPITVKHALSKVEGVSKTDVSFDKRQAVVTFDDAKTNVQKLTKATEDAGYPSSLKR; this is encoded by the coding sequence ATGAAAAAACTGTTTGCCGCCCTCGCCCTCGCTGCCGTTGTTGCCCCCGTGTGGGCCGCCACCCAGACCGTCACGCTGTCCGTGCCTGGCATGACCTGCGCCTCTTGCCCGATCACTGTCAAGCACGCGCTTTCCAAGGTTGAGGGCGTGAGCAAGACCGACGTAAGTTTCGACAAGCGCCAGGCCGTCGTCACCTTCGACGATGCCAAGACCAACGTCCAGAAGTTGACCAAGGCGACCGAGGACGCGGGCTATCCGTCCAGCCTCAAACGCTGA
- the umuD gene encoding translesion error-prone DNA polymerase V autoproteolytic subunit yields MKLTICNVEKTLPLPYFGDLVQAGFPSPASDYLEDRIDLNTLLIKHPSGTYFLRVSGTSMMDAQILDGDIVIVDSSIDAKHGDIVIASLDGEFTIKRLQTSPVTALIPMNSNYSPIYINEGEELSIFGTVTYIIHKAR; encoded by the coding sequence ATGAAATTAACCATATGCAACGTTGAGAAAACACTTCCACTTCCTTATTTCGGGGATCTAGTACAAGCCGGTTTCCCGTCACCGGCGAGTGATTACTTAGAGGACCGTATTGATTTAAACACTTTACTGATCAAGCACCCATCAGGCACATACTTTTTACGAGTATCTGGTACTTCTATGATGGACGCACAGATTCTAGATGGAGATATCGTCATAGTTGATAGTTCGATTGATGCAAAACACGGAGATATCGTTATTGCTTCACTCGATGGAGAGTTTACGATAAAACGGTTACAAACCAGCCCTGTTACTGCCCTTATACCCATGAACAGCAACTACTCACCAATATACATCAATGAGGGTGAAGAATTGAGTATATTCGGCACCGTGACCTACATTATCCACAAGGCAAGATAA
- the merT gene encoding mercuric ion transporter MerT, protein MSEPQKSEPQNGRGALFAGGLAAILASACCLGPLVLIALGFSGAWIGNLTVLEPYRPIFIGAALVALFFAWRRIYRPAQACKPGEVCAIPQVRATYKLIFWIVAALVLVSLGFPYVMPFFY, encoded by the coding sequence ATGTCTGAACCACAAAAGTCTGAACCACAAAACGGGCGCGGCGCGCTCTTCGCCGGTGGGCTGGCCGCCATTCTTGCGTCGGCCTGCTGCCTGGGGCCGCTGGTTTTGATCGCCTTGGGGTTCAGCGGGGCATGGATCGGCAACCTGACGGTGCTGGAACCCTATCGCCCGATCTTCATCGGCGCAGCGCTGGTCGCGCTGTTTTTCGCCTGGCGGCGCATCTACCGCCCGGCGCAAGCCTGCAAACCGGGTGAGGTCTGCGCGATTCCCCAAGTGCGAGCTACTTACAAGCTCATTTTCTGGATCGTGGCCGCGCTGGTCCTGGTCTCGCTCGGATTTCCCTACGTCATGCCATTTTTCTATTAA
- the umuC gene encoding translesion error-prone DNA polymerase V subunit UmuC yields the protein MFALVDVNSFYASCERIFRPDIANKPVIVLSNNDGCVIARSKEVKLLGIKMGALYFEIQSLIKKHDIQVFSSNYALYADISNRVMDTLSGFAPRVETYSIDEQYLDMTGMSRNFPLEDYGRKIQQRILQIAHVPVGVGFAQTKTLAKLANHAAKTWTKTGGVVDLSATSRQKRLMSLVPVNEVWGVGRKISNRLNAMGIVTALDLARAETTMIRKTFGVVVERTVRELNGESCIELEEVAKTKEQIICSRSFGKKIELYEHMHQAICEYSERAAEKLRAEKRVCSFVSVFIQTSHYASGPQYYNHRSERLEYPSADTRDIINAAVRLLKTIWKSGVKYHKAGIMLTDFSDPSVTQLNLFSDSKPYKGSEQLMKTLDQINNRGVSKIWFAGKGMDKSWRMKREMLSPAYTTRISDLPVVKI from the coding sequence ATGTTTGCCTTAGTTGATGTAAACAGTTTCTACGCCAGTTGTGAGCGCATTTTTCGCCCTGATATTGCCAATAAGCCAGTTATTGTTTTATCAAACAACGATGGTTGTGTTATTGCACGTTCAAAGGAAGTGAAGTTGCTTGGGATCAAAATGGGGGCTCTATACTTTGAGATTCAGTCTCTGATTAAAAAGCATGATATTCAGGTGTTTAGTAGTAACTACGCCCTTTATGCTGACATCAGCAACCGAGTCATGGACACACTATCTGGTTTTGCCCCAAGAGTAGAAACGTATAGTATCGACGAGCAGTATCTAGATATGACCGGCATGTCTAGAAACTTTCCTTTAGAAGATTACGGTCGCAAGATACAACAACGAATTTTGCAGATAGCTCATGTACCGGTCGGTGTTGGTTTTGCTCAAACTAAAACACTGGCTAAACTGGCAAACCATGCTGCTAAAACATGGACCAAAACAGGCGGTGTAGTCGATTTGAGTGCTACTTCACGTCAGAAACGGCTCATGTCCCTTGTGCCTGTTAATGAAGTATGGGGTGTGGGTAGAAAAATAAGTAACCGGCTAAATGCTATGGGGATAGTTACAGCGCTTGATTTGGCTAGGGCTGAAACAACCATGATCCGTAAAACATTCGGTGTGGTTGTAGAACGCACTGTGAGAGAGCTGAACGGTGAATCTTGCATCGAGCTTGAAGAAGTAGCAAAAACTAAAGAGCAAATCATTTGTTCACGTTCATTTGGGAAAAAAATTGAGCTCTATGAGCATATGCATCAGGCTATCTGCGAGTATTCAGAGAGAGCAGCAGAGAAACTTCGAGCTGAAAAACGAGTCTGTTCCTTTGTTTCTGTTTTTATCCAAACCAGCCATTACGCCAGCGGACCTCAATACTACAACCACCGTTCTGAACGGTTAGAATATCCAAGTGCTGATACAAGAGACATAATCAATGCAGCAGTGCGTCTGTTAAAGACCATCTGGAAATCGGGGGTTAAATATCACAAAGCTGGCATCATGCTCACTGATTTTTCTGATCCATCAGTTACTCAACTTAATTTATTTTCTGATAGTAAACCCTACAAAGGAAGTGAACAATTGATGAAAACCTTGGACCAGATAAATAATCGAGGTGTTAGCAAAATATGGTTCGCTGGAAAAGGAATGGACAAAAGCTGGCGCATGAAGCGAGAAATGCTTTCACCGGCATACACTACGAGAATATCAGATCTTCCCGTAGTAAAGATTTAG